ACAGAGCTTGTTGCTAAGAGGAAAAGACGCAATTCCTTCACTGTGCCTTCTTGTCTCACCACACAGAGAGATACCTGGTGCAGACGATCAGACTTCCTTGGGATTATATACTCCAATTCAAGTGTAATTCTCCCTCTAAAGATGGGGATCTCAATCTTACCCCCACCTCCTACAAGATGCAAATCACTACTGTGCATGGGAGCACAACACCATCTCTACCCCCAGGATTGAATCCCTCTCTGTAACCAGAGATCAGATTTACATTATCCTGTGGTCTGCTGGAGAGCCCTCTGTACAAGGCTGGAAGCTGAGCCCAACAGTCACGCTACCTTCCAAATGAGAAATCTGACCACATTGAAAGGATATCTGAACACTGTGGATAAAACGTGAAAttccaggtcatagagtcatagagatgtacagcatggaaacagacccttcggtccaacccgttcatgccgaccagatatcccaacccaatctagtcccacctgccagcacccggcccatatccttttaaacacttcctattcatatacccatccaaatgcctcttaaatgttgcaaattgtactagcctccaccacatcctctggcagctcattccatacacgtgccaccctctgcgtgaaaagtttgcccctttggtctcttttatatctttcccctctcatcctaaatctatgccctctagttctggactccccgaccccagggaaaagactttgaaaacttatcctatccatgcccctcataatttagtaaacctctataaggttactcctcagcctccgacgctcctgggaaaacagccccagcctgttcagcctctccatatagctccaaacctccaaccctggcaacatccttgtaaatcttttctcaaccctttcaagtttcacaacatctttctgataggaaggagaccagaattgcatgcaatataacaacagtggcctaaccaatgtcctgtacagccgcaacatgacctctcaaactctgtactcaatactctgaccaataaaggaaagcataccaaacgccttcttcactatcctatctacctgcgactccactttcaaggagatatgaacctgcactccaaggtctctttgttcagcaacactccctaggaccttaccattaagtgtataagtcctgctaagatttgctttcccaaaatgcagcacctcacatttatctgaattaaactccatctgccacttctcagcccattagccatCTGAGTTCATCctcaataagaaacaatctaatcactgctcattgacattcaatagtgttaccatcactgaatacccccagcatcaacatccttgggggattatcattgaccagaaactaaactgcaCTCACCGCATAACACAATGGCTATAAGAAccgatcagaggctaggaatactgtgatgaataactcatctcctgaccccccaaagcttgtccatcatctacaaagcacaagtcaggagtgtgatggaatactccccacttggcctggatggatgcagctccaccaatgctcaagaagcttcacagaatccaagacaaagcagcccacttgattggcactacatccacaaacactcactccctccaaaACCAATGCTCACTTGTAcgagtgtgtgctatctacaaaatgcacgacagaaattcacaaaagatccttagacagaacCTTGTAAACACATGACCATTTGTATCTCAACTGACAAGGGAAACCTCCATCTGCAAGTTTACCTCCAATCCACTCAttatcctgacctggaaatatatcgccgttcctcaactgtcactgggtcaaaatcctggaattccatccctaagggcattgtgggtttactgacagcacatggatggcagtggctcaagaaggcagctcaccatcactttttcaagtggacaggcaataaatgctgatcggTCATTAATACCTACAACCCACGAGTGAACAAAGTAAAATCTTTATATCATcatgcaggacaaagcagcccatttgattaacACTTTCAACACTCCAATCTCCATTATTGATGCTTAAAGGCAGGAGTGTAACATCCACAACACATACTTCAGGACGGCTAGAGAGAGAATTCACCTTAGAGAGAGTACTGTGCAGATTTGCCAGAATAATACTACAGTGAGGAGAATTAAATTATAAGTGGAGGTTGCTTGGGCTAAGCTTGTGTCCCTTGACTATAATTGAGTAAGTGTTGCTGAAATGGAAGCATTTATGAAATAATTAAATAATTTGATTGCATAGACTGAATGtttccttgggtgggggagtcgagAACAGGTGATGTTACATTAAGAGCATGACCATTTCAGGGAGATGTTGAAGAGTAATTATTCACACAAAAGGTATTGCACATTTGGTACTCACCACCCCATTGTCCTAAAACAAAAACTTGCTGAGAAATGGTTAATTGTAACTCTCaaaactgaaataaaagcaacatattctggatgctgaagatctgaaataaaagcagaaagtgctggagaaactcaacagatctgaaGACAGCAACAATTTAATGTTTCCACTCTAATGACCTTTGAGTTCTCAATGAGTTCTCAAGAAGAGtcacattggactcaaaacattaactgtttctctctttccacagatactgtcagacctgttgGGTTTGTgcagcatttcctgtttttatttcaaaactgAGGTTAATAGTTTATTTTTGTCAACAAGAGTGTTAAGTGATATTGAATTAATCTGGGAAATTCAGTTCAGATAAAAGATTGAAGTGTCACGAGTTTAAGGGGCTGaattacctactcctgttccatAGACGCAGTGAGGGATAATTAGATACACAATAGCAACATTACATGGACACCAGAGTAGGGGTGGAGTGAAGGCTAAATGGtattctgaaacaaaaaaaaagatttgtGCAGAAGTAAGTAGCAGCATAGAAATTTTTAATATATAATTGAGATGGAAATACAAAGAGTAATCTCAAGCTTTCATCTTTGCAAATGCTCTGTTGCTCTAATTGAAAAGCACATTGTCAAAAAACATCCTGCCTCCTTACGCAATCATACCAACTAAACTGAAATGATTTAAAAAAATTATGTTTGAAAAAAAATTAGTACAGAAAAGATTAATTAGCACCAATGACATTCTAAACTGTGAGAGAGATGTCAAATATTTATCAGTTATGTAAGGTACTCAAGGTAAGTCAACAGTGGAAAGTGCACAAACATCTTTAGGAATATGTTGGTGCCATGCAGTCCCATGAAAGCCTGAGAATCCATAGTGATAAATGATCAGCGTGCATTCTATGGGGGTGTTAGAAACAGCCTGGATACCAAACCATCTAGACTGGATGGACTGCAGTCACCTTGAACCTAACCTGTCTTTTAGTCTCTTTGCAACAAAACGAAAGGGTCTTTTTCAGTGAATTTTTGCTGTTGCCACTTGccataaaataaaataaagggTTGATGCAAGTGTTGAAGCTGCAGATAGCCATCTCCGTTGAGAAACCCACATCTGAACTGTAGACCAGTTGTGTCTGGTTGTTCCAGAAGGCTCGCAGTATAATGCAGGCGTTCCTCACCAGGTGGTAGGGCAAGTACATGAGGCCAAAAATGATCAGAACTGAGTACATCAACCTGAAGAGTTTCTTCTTCTTTTGGGTGCAGTGCTTCTTAAGCTCCTTGGTACAGTTCGAGTAACAATAGCAGATGGCAACAAAGGGCAGGAGGAAGCCAGTCACTGTGCTGATAACTGTGTAAGGTAATGTCTTGTTGGTGTTGTCGGAGAAGATGTAGAGGGTGCACACTGTTTGGTTTTGGGAGCAAGGAAGGATGAAGGTCATGAGGGCAGATGGAATGCTGACTACAGTGGTCAGCACCCagatccccacacacacaaacaaggaTTGTCGTCTGCTCAGCAAGAGGATGGACTTCAAAGGGTGCACCACAGCCAAGTAACGGTCGAGGCTGACGCAAGTCACAAAGTAAATGCTGGAGTAGAAGCAGGTGTGGTACATACACCTTACCATCTTGCAAACAAAATCTCCGAAAACCCAGTGCAGCCTGGCAAAGTGGTAGTAAATGAGGAAAGGGAGGGTTAGCATCCATGTGGTGTCAGCcattgtgaggttgcagaggaacagagTGCTACGGTTCCAGGGCTTGTTCTGGTGGACCATAACCCACAGGGCTAAGCAGTTCATTGTCAGCCCAATGACCAAAACCAGCAGAAATGCTGCTGGGATCACATAAATCTGAATGAAGAACAACGACTGTTCCTGATCCAATTCACAGAAAACAGATTCCAACCCCTGCAAAAGAGGAATGATTGACATAGTTGGGGAATGATGAGGCTTAGAGTATTCACAAAAGCATTGATTGTTCTGTCAATGATCTGGAGCTAATTAAACACAACATGCTACAACACGGTGTCACTTTCAGTATTAACCATTTTTAGAATACATTACCACCTTTTACAGATGTAGTTCAGCACCTCCTAGCTGATCTCAAGCTCTTGAATTGAAGTGATTTTAACTCAAAGGCAGTAGGTAAAAACCCTAAACCTGCATGATTAATAccattctcctgccttgctttTGCACAGGTTGAGCTGTGGGGCTTCCCATGTGATTAAAGAAAATATTACTAAAAAATAAACACCTGACTCTTCTTTCATATGGTGACCACATGCTTAAAATTGCAAGTTCAAATGTTTTTAGGTTGCAATTGTGTATGGGGGACTGAAAAATATCCCAGTCGAGAatgggcactggaaaagcacagcaggtcaggcagcatctgaggagcaggagaatcgacgtttcgggcataaacccttcattttCCTCATGacgggcttatacccgaaatgtcaattctcctgctccttggatgctgtctcaCCTGCTGTttcttttgcagcaccacaccctcgactctgatctgtagcatctgcagtcctcacttcctcctccctGAAAAATATCCCACTGTAGCATCAGGAAAATCAAAGAACAATCCTTTTCACACAAACAGTAAACTTGAAAATCTCCCGcatcattcacagaatgtgggaattactggttgggccagcatttattgcccgtccccaaTTATGTATCTAGATTCACATGTAGGTCTGACCGTGTAAGGACATCAAATTTCCTTCTGTAAAAAACATTAGTCAACCTAAATATGCTTTTAAAGTAATTGTCAGTGGTTACAAAGCCACCATTAGATGAACATTTTATTCCAAGCTTATATTAAATAGACATTTTGCCACTGGGTATGATTGGGATTTCAACTCATTCTCACAGGACATTATTCTGGTGTTCTCGATTACTAGTCCAGTACATTGCTACTAAGTCATCACCACCCCCCTAAAATATACCCCTTGAAGGATCTGAGATTGAAATCCATAGTTTTCTTGGGTGGTGGGTAATATTAAAGAGTGTAGAGAAAAGAATCTTCAACTTCATTTTAAATTGGCAACCCCTTATTTTGATATTATGCCTTCAGGTCCTATATTCTTCCATGAGGAGAAACAACATTTCCACATCTAGTTTTCTGTGAGTTAAGGTCTAATAATGTTATAACAATGCCATCAATAAatagttttctttttaaatttaagACCAGAAGTTATCTCATTGCCTGGATCTGTGAAATGTCTTTAGTCCTTGAACATCAATGTAAAATTCCATTATTTATCCATGGCACCAACAGTTGCCTTCCTTTCAAAGAAAATGCAGGGAAAGTACAAAACAAACTCTTGTCACCCTAGGCACTGCGagtatataaattggaagattaTTTGAGTTCATTGATCCAACATGTGATGACTTGTGCACCATTTCACTACAGGTACTAACAATGTCATATATTCAAGACTattcaagtgctggaaagtggcaGTAGAGTAGTTTACAATAGTTTTCTTGAATGAgacttgatgggcagaaaggCCTCTTCACTGTATTATTCTATGCTTTCGATGTCTGCAGCATTTCAGAATCACTTGCCTTTTCAATTTGAAATTGCTAGTAAAACGGATCTTGAAAGTGAATGGTCATTGAGTCATAGTATTCAGCAGCATGGAAAAAGTCCCTTTGGACCATCAAATTTGTGCCAGTCGAAAACAACcagctaactattctaatcccattttccagcactttggcccatagccttgtatatcTTGGCATTGCGAGTGCACCACTAAATATTTCTTAAACGTTATAAGGATTTCTGCCTTTATATCCCTACAGGAAGTGAGTTCCAAATTCCCACCATCCTGTGGGTGAAAAAAGtcccctcacatctcctctaaacctcttgccttttaccttaaatcAATATCCATGGTCATTGATTCCTCCACCAAGGGGAATAGTTTCTTCCTCTCTACCCTATCTATGctgctcataattttatacatctcaatcatagtactatctcagtctcctctgctccaatgaaaacaatcccaatctatccaatctttcctcatgaaaaaggggaaggtgatggcctagtggtattattaccAGATTGTTAAATTAGAGACCCAGTAAATGTTCTGGTGGTCTGGGTTCAAATCTGACCACAGgagcagaatttgaattcaatgaaaaggaAAAGGATTTTGAGTAATCCAAGATAGAGGATGGGGAAAAAcatgtaagagctgctccttttttgagttaTTTTCAGTGTAGGAGCTGATTCCCTCAAATTCCAGAAgcagtaattattgttttataagctgttgcattgttttggaactttggggaaaaaaaatcaaaacgacactttaaaaagaaagaagagagacAAAGGCTGTGACCTCATGATGTgattaggaaggatttagagggatatgggccaaatgttggcaaatgggacaagattaatatAGGTTTtctcgtcagcatggacaagttggaccgaagggtctgtttccatgctgtgcgtctctgtgactctataactgaaaCACTCCATGCCAGGAAACATCCTGATAaaatctccagtgcaatcacatccctcctataatgtggattcccaATTGGCTGCTTCTGTAATTGATACATTCAATCAATTATTCATAAATTTGAGATAAAAAGTGTTGGCTGCTCCAAGAGGTCTCTTGGATTGTTCTTTTAACCTCATAGTGATAGCACCAATTCACTCAATGCACCTCTGGCCAAAGCTGAGATCAGTTCCCTGAAAAGTTATTTTGTAAACTGCAAACTTTCCTGATCAACCATAAAACCAAGACAGAAATTCATTCTGGAGGATAGATAACCTTACTTCACAAGGAGCCTCAAACCTGGAATTAACATGCAAAATGTGAGGTCTGCTTTGAAATTCTCACACCAGAAGCATGAATCTCAGAATTTCATGAAATAATGGACACTCAAGTGCCAAATGATTTTACCTTCTCCAATCAATAATCTGGTGATGTACCAACTCTGATAAACTTTTATTGCCCCTTGCCATCTCCTACCCCTTAAATCCATTCAGATTCCAAATAATTGTACATGGAAGGACGATATTTGTAACAAACAGGTTTAAAATCCACATGttattccttttttaaaaaagaaagccTTTCATATAgaaagacaaatggaatgaaattagTTTGGGTTCAATCTGGATTGAATACTCTCACTAATAGTAACATTGGAAAATATGCTGCTGATTATTTGAATAGCCCACTTACTTGTGTAGTTGTGACAGCCATGCCTCCAGTTTCTCTAGTCTTCCAAAGTGGGCAGTTTTAGCTTTACTGGCTTGTCAGTTACTGACTCTGCAGCATTCGGCTGCTTATTACATTTTCACTAGGTAACCCGGCTATGtcggtgggggtgtgtgtgatcagAATGCTATTATCTAAACTGTTACCATGTCAATTCTACCAAAACCTACACTGACGTGTTGGATCCTGTATCCATAACAAGGTTAAAGGTacgaaaaaaaaacacagtcaaCAGAGATTGGTGTGAACTGGGTCAGGTTAATTGACGTTTTCACACAATGGCTTACACCTATAGAATCCAGTCCAAATTAGAGTCCAGAAATCATTCCTTCTATACAAATGTTGGGGAATAATGTGTAATGTTTTCTGGCTAGAACACTAAGAGGTAACTTTAGGGTTTGCTGTGCAGAGAAATTATCTCCTCCTTGTTTTATTTAAGGGTCTATTGAACTGAGGTAGCCCTCCActtcaaatcatagaatccttccAGTGCAAacagaaaccattcagcccatctgcaccaaccctccaaagagcataccACACAGACCAATCACCATGAACTAACCCTGCAATTACCTAGTTTGTACACCTTTAGTGCTGGGAGCcaagagtactaaccactgagtggCCGTGCCTACCTTATCAAGGGATCTGGGGAACTGGTGATTATTGGGAGCATTGGCAAGACGAAATCTGCAAGACTGTGGAGAATTTTGGCTCCCTTATTAAAGGAAGGATGCAAACACATTATAGACAaagaggtttactagattgatagttgccacccaggtaaatagtgctgtgaagaaggcatatggtgtactgggctttattggtagaggaattgagttccggagtcctgaggtcatgttgcagttgtataagactctggtgcggcctcatctggagtattgtgtgcagttttggtcgccatactacaggaaggatgtggaggcattggaacgagtgcagaggaggtttaccaggatgttgcctggcatggtaggaagatcgtatgaggaaaggctgaggcacttgggacttttctcattggagaaaagaaggtttagaggagatttgatagaggtgtacaagatgattaggggtttagatagggttgacagtgagaacctttttccacgtatggagtcagctgttactaggggacacggctttaaattaaggggtggtaggtataggacagatgttaggggtagattttttactcagcgggttgtgagttcatggaatgccctgccagtagcagtggtggactctccctctttatggtcatttaagcgggcattggacaagcatatggaggttattgggctagtgtaggttaggtaggcttcggtcggcgcaagatcgagggccgaagggcctgtactgcgctgtatttttctatgttctatagcagGAATGAATAGATGGTGGAATGATTAGACAaggtaaaccaaatcatccaccgacatttccgccacctccaaacagaccccaccaccagggatatatttccctccccacccctttccaccttccgcaaagaccattccctccgtgactacctggtcaggtccatgccccccccaaCAACCGACCCTctcgtcctggcaccttcccctgccaccgcaggaattgcaaaacctgcgcccacaccccctccctcacctccattcaaggccctaaaggagccttccacatccatcaaagttttacctgcacatccaccaatatcatttattgtatccgttgctcccgatgtggtctcctctacattggggagactggacgcctcctagcagagcgctttagggaacatctctgggacactcgcaccaatcaaccacaacgccctgtggcccaacatttaaactccccctcccactcagctgaggacatggaggttctgggcctccttcaccaccgctccctcatcacccgatgcctggaggaagaacgcctcatcttccgtctcggaacacttcaaccccagggcatcaatgtgaacttcaccagtttcctcatttccccttcccccacctcaccccagttccaaacttccagctcagcactgtccccatgacctgtcctaccagcctattttcttttccacctatccactccaccctcctctctgacctatcaccttcatctcacccccattcacccattttattctttgctaccttcccccaccctcctccctgacctatcaccttcatcctcacccccactcagttattgtactctatgctactttctccccacccccaccctcctctcatttatctctccatccttcaggctctctgcctctattcctgatgaagtgcttttgcccaaaacgtcgattttcctactcctcgatgctgcctgaactgctgtgcttttccagcaccactctactccagaatgaTTAGACAAGACTTGGCTTGTGTCCATCAGAGTGTAGAAGAAGGAAGGGTGGCTTGATCAAAGTACGTAAACCTTGCAAGTTTTGATAAGGTGCACATAGAAAGATGTTTCTTCTTAGGGGGAGTCCAGATCTGTTTAAAAATTAGACATCCCCTCACTTTCaggacagaacatagaacagtacaacacaatacaggccctttggcccttgatattgtgccagccttttatcctactctaagatcagactaacctacacacccttcattgtactatctctcatctgcctatccaagagtcgcttaaatgtccctaatgtatctgactcttctGTGACTGCCAGcattgcattccacacacccatcactctctgtgtaaagaacctgcctctgacatctcccataaatattcctccaattaccttaaaattatgccgcctcatgatagacatttccaccgtgggaaaaagtctctggcttatccactctatctatacctctcaacatcttgtacacctctatcaagttatgtctcatccttcttcactccaatgtgaaaagccctagatccctcaacctttcttgaTAAAACATGCCCTCCTATCCaagcagtatcctggtaaatctcctctgcaccctctctaatgcttccacatctttcctacaatgaggcgatcagaactgaacacaatattccaagtggtctaaccagggttcgatagagctgcagcataatctcgcagctcttaaactcaatcccctgctaatgaaagccaacacaccatacacctgcTTAACACTctttcaacttgggtggcaactttcagggatctatgggcatggatcccaaggtctctctgttcctccacactgttaagaatcctgcctttaaccctgtaatctgcattcaaagttgaccttccaaaatgaatcacttcacacttttccaggttgaactcaatctgccttctcaggccagctctgcattctgtcaatgtcctgttgcaacctacaacagctctccacacCATCCATAATTCTAtgaacctttgtgtcattggcaaacttactaacccacccttccaaattcctcatccaagtcatttttaaaaaccacaaagagcagaggtagCAAAACAGATCCCTTAGGGGGAACACCACTGgccaccgagctccaggctgaatactttccatctaccagcaccctctgtcttctatgggccagccacacCTGTCTATCCAGATAGACAGgtatccctgtatcccatgcctccttactttctgaatgagcctatcatggggaaccttatcaaacgccttcctaaaacccatatacaccacacccactgGTCTATGTTCTTCAAtgcattttgtcacatcctcaaagaatttaataaggcttgtgagacatgacctgccctctCAAACTATGATTAAACTATGTTTTTCCCAATAATCATAATTCTTGTCtgtcagaattctctccaatacttTATCCAGCACTGACGTAAGATTGATTAGTTTGTAATTCCCagagttatccctattccctttcttgaacaaacgaATAACACTTGTCATcatccaatcatctggcactactccagtggacagtgagaatgcaaagatcatcaTTAAAGGTGCAGccatctcttccctcgcttcctgtagtttACCCAGGGTATATTCCGTCTGGCCCAGGAAATtcatctatccttatgtttttcaaaattttcagcacatcctcctctgaacatcaacctgttctggcatatcagtctgtttcacactgtcctcagagATGTCaaagtccctctcagtagtgaataatgaagaaaagtattcattaaggacctcccctatcACCTCCAACTCCAGACGCAAGTTCACTCCACCATCCCTGATCggtccccaccctcactctggccatcctcttgttcctcacataagtgtaaaacaTCTTGGgcttttccttaatcctacccacgaAAGCTTTGCCATGCTCCTTTCTGGCTCTCCTAAGTccactcttcagttccttcctggctaccttgtaaccctctaaagccctgtctgatccttgcctcctcaaccttaagtaagtttccttcttcctcttgactagatgctccACATTCCTtatcacccaaggttctttcaacctaccatcccttccttgcctcagtgggacaaacctgtacAGCACTGTCAGCAGATGTTTCCTAAACAACccccacatttctgttgtgcatttccctgagaacatctgttcccagtttaggtgccccagttcctgtctaataacattgtaatttcccttccctcAATTAGATATTTTCCCATACaatctgtcgccatctctctccctgactaTAGTAAAGATCATGGAGTtctgatcactatcaccaaaatgctctcacaccgagagatctgacacctggcaaagttcattgccaagcaccaaatccaatatggcctcccaggGAAGAAATTTTCTTTTCCTCCCAGATGATGTGGGACTTTAGAACGCTGTGCTTCAGAACGTGATGGAAATGTGCTCATAGAGTCTGTCACAAAGTTGGTCCATTTTTtcgaaaagctgttcctttttctCAAGGATATTGTGTCCTTTTTTTTCAGAAGGGTCATAAAACTCTCCCGTTCCAATTAGACTGGTTtgatacagagatgaaaaggattttgagagaccttttgtttatatggaaacagatgagacttcaggccaaaaccgtcatgttttagaagtgacctgtataatggaaGTAAAGTGGTCAGCTGTCTAGCTGAGTAGTTCAGTCTAGTTGGGAGTTCGACAgtaagctgtgtggaaacaggctctgtctctctctttctgtcattctaacttcaacctgtaagcatctgatcCATTTTTAACTGTTTCTTTAAAGAGGGTTCGCTTATTGGGACTGTTCTAtattttcagaacagcataatt
The sequence above is drawn from the Chiloscyllium punctatum isolate Juve2018m chromosome 22, sChiPun1.3, whole genome shotgun sequence genome and encodes:
- the LOC140493390 gene encoding P2Y purinoceptor 1-like, which encodes MSIIPLLQGLESVFCELDQEQSLFFIQIYVIPAAFLLVLVIGLTMNCLALWVMVHQNKPWNRSTLFLCNLTMADTTWMLTLPFLIYYHFARLHWVFGDFVCKMVRCMYHTCFYSSIYFVTCVSLDRYLAVVHPLKSILLLSRRQSLFVCVGIWVLTTVVSIPSALMTFILPCSQNQTVCTLYIFSDNTNKTLPYTVISTVTGFLLPFVAICYCYSNCTKELKKHCTQKKKKLFRLMYSVLIIFGLMYLPYHLVRNACIILRAFWNNQTQLVYSSDVGFSTEMAICSFNTCINPLFYFMASGNSKNSLKKTLSFCCKETKRQVRFKVTAVHPV